A region of the Apium graveolens cultivar Ventura chromosome 6, ASM990537v1, whole genome shotgun sequence genome:
TATCGTGGTTCCCCTACGGATATATCTGTACAGTTGAAGAGTAGATAGAAAATTAATGCGTGGATCTTGTGATCGGGTACTACATGCTTGCTTGCTTCTAAATTAATTATCCATCTTTAACTATTTTCAAGATGACAAAATATAGCACCCTTCTGGTGAAAATTAACCCATAACTCATTCCGGACAGCTTAACTTATTAAGGTCGGGACTTTAGTAAATCAAAGATTCAATTTCAGTTAAATGCTCAAATATAAATAGGAGGATCATGATAGTATAAAAATGTGTGTTAATCCTTTTTAAAATTAGTCGAGATACGTAAAAATTGATCCAAAAATCGTGTTCTTATATCGATTTGATTTTATTATGACATTTCATTATATCATCCAGTAAAATGTTTTACATATGCGTAAATGGCAAGCACAAAGTATTGTACGAAGTATTGTGTAATAATTGAGTAATTATAATCTTTGTAAAAGATTAGGAGTTTGACTTGTGATTAtgtaattaattaaaaaaagggGCAAACAGTGGTAATTCATATCGGAAAAGTTGATGAAAAACTGAAGATGATGACATGATTGATACAAAATTACAAATGACTAGTTATTCTTCCAACAATCATAATTTTCATCTAAATTACTAGTAAGTAGTTCTTACATTAAGTTGATATCATTTGAGCTGACACTATTCTGAAACTTGCTACGCCTATTAAAATTCATCTACTAATTTTAAAAAGATAGTAACTTTACTAAAAAGAGCTAAAGAAACCATGAATATAATTTATTAGTACTATAGGATAAGAGATAAATTGTTGGAGAATTATAGCGTAGTGAAATGCACATTTTAAATAATTATGTGTGTTTTGTATGGGCTAATTAACAAGCCATATAAGACAATATAAACAGTCTATAAAAAGGGTGATTCCAACTTCTCATATTGATTAGGAAATGAATAATTTGTTATTCACATATGAAAATCCCTAATTACAAGTTACAAACATAAAAGATTTATATATTCACCAAGTCGCTTAGCCTTTTCATCGGAGTTGTTGTGGTGAATTATTGTAAATTTCCATTTTTTAATTACGAGTGGGGGGCAGTAGCGGATATGTACCAGTCACGTTAATAGAGTAGCAGATCTGAGTTGCATGTATTTAATTGTGTCATATCAGAGCAGCTTCAATCATATgtgttaaaaaaaattaatgaCATTACATGATTTAacatttttattaatattttattagaaTTAACTTAATTTTATTTGTGCGATATAAGTTGACAATCTTTTTAATGGCGTCACAGTTGGGAGTTGCTGTTAATGAATAGCTGATGAGATCTGAGTTGTACTATAAATAAAACAAGGAGGGTAGCCAATTTATCAAATCACCTAAGATCAATATAATACTGATCGATCATATTGAAAGGATGAGTAGTAGTGAAAGTGGGAAGCTGGTGAGCTCAATAGAGGTAAAGTCATGTGCAGATGTATTTCATGAGATCTTTCGACACAGACCTCATGCCATCTCAGAGATGAGTCCTACTAAAATCAAGGCCTGCGATTTGCATGAAGGTGACTGGGGTACTGTTGGTTCTGTCATCTTCTGGAACTATTCCCATGGTTAGCAACTTTAATTTTTCTATACCTCCAAGTATCACCATTCTTATATACTACTAATAAACATGGAGTGATTCATTTGGGTGAGAACAATTTATACCCGAGAAAATTGTCACTGAGAACTATGGTTATGCACTCTCTCTAAGTGCTGAACAATTGTTTTGCATGTTTTTCACATTTTCAATACTGGATTAATATTCAATATTACTGATAATATTAATAATGAAATAAAAATGCAGATGGGAAGGAGAAGGTTGCTAAAGAAATAATAGAAGCCATTGATGAAGAAAAGAAATCTGTCAAGTTCAAGGTTATAGAAGGAGATCTGATGGAGCTGTACAAGACCTTTTCGCTTACCTGCCACGTGGACACTGACGGGGAAAATAATCTGGTGACGTGGACATTGGAATACGAGAAGCTGAATGACAGCGTGGAGGATCCGCATACCTTGATGGAGTTCTGTCTCCATGTCACCAAAGATATCGAGACTCACCACtcttaaatttaaataaatatatgaaaCATCCATCGTCGTCTATACAAGCATATCATACATTTAGCTATATATTTCTGCAGTGTGATCTATGTTGATATGCAGCGTGAGCAGAATCTGAATAATGAAACCGTTCCTTGACATGTATTTGCTTTTATTTGAGTGTGACTGTGTGAGTTGCATGTACTACAATAACTAAGACTTGTGATTTTCAGTATCCTGTATGTTTGCAGAGTTTGTATTAATATTGTTGATGCTGTTGAATATTGATGTATATCGCAGTTTCTATGGCTTTTTAGTACTGCAAAATCTAAAATTTGCAAGATGCTTTAACTCGATGGAGAAATTGACTTAAATGAGATTATACTTGGGTTTCTCTTAAATTGCATATACGTTTCCAATTAGTCACTGTCCACCTCTGTTCTAAAATAGGGGATCAATCAAAAACATAATTAACCGGCTCGATCATATATGCTAAAACCAGATTAAATATCGATCAAAATGACAAGGGTAAATGCTATGTTATGTGAACACCGTGATAGGACATATAGGTTTAATGTGCTTCTACCTCTCCATGCTGCTCTGGTGTTGTAGTCTCATTGGTGCTGAACCAGTAACTCCGCCGCAACCATATTTGCCTGCGTCTTACTATGACATCAAAGAAAACAACCAAGCCCCTAATGCTTAAAGACGTTTTAGGTCCAATTGTTCCGAATAAGGCTTGCACAGAAAAAATCACTCAACGATGCTTTACCCCCAGTTATTCCAGACAAATAATGCATTACTTGCAGCTTATGTCTTCTCAAAATTTCAAAACTTGAAAGTTCACTCGAAGACACTTTACCAGTATTATAGAGAATAACAatttattcattaaatagaataaatatcTATAACATTATAGTAAGACTTAACATCCGGGATGTGTTCATGTTACAGTGGTGAAAAATGTTATTCATTTATTTGGAAGATACCCTGTAATAGCATATGCTATCAAAAAACTCATCAGCTATAGTGACAGAGGTATGCAACTGCAAATTTAATCGGTTGCTATTTCCAAGATCATGTCCAAAACGCAGAAAAGCATCAAATATATACAGAATTTAAGTTATCTACCTTAGACCCTTGCCACCTGGAACATCAATCCACTCAATCTGGATCTCCACTTTGCCGCTCTTAACATTTTTTAGTCGAAGGAACATATCTTGAGTGATTTTTCCCTTGTTCCACATGACAACACTTTCATCATCCAGACAATTTTCTTCGTTGGGATGAACACTGCAAATTGTAGTACCATCTGGAAGGTTTTCAGTCCCCGCCCTTATGCACTCTACAAACGGTTTTATATCGATTTCCGCTTCCCCCAGTGCGTCATCCACAGTGAATGTGTCTTTGTCATAGACTGTCTGAAAAAAGAAAATTTGTAATCACTAGTTACTGAAGCACTATCTCTACACTAACCCAGCAATGAAGAAAAAGTGCAATAGtatttaaaacatttttcaggGAAAAAAGACTTTACTCTTGTCCATAATCAGCAGATAATAAGCTGATCATGCAGAAATGTATCAATTTATAGATCATGGCAACTTGCGGAATTTACCAGTTATCACGACAGCAGGACAGATTTCTTACCTGAATGATGAATTGACTTGACTTGTACAAAAAGTATATTGAAAAGAACGGATAGGTGCAATATTGGTGAATGCATTGGTATACAGAGAGCTACAAAGATCTGTATCCCCAAACTGAGAGAGGGACCGAATTTTAAATTCTAAACATATTCAGAGACAGATTGTGCAACAATTTTCCCAAGCCAATGCTAAAGCCAGTTTTATTAGAAGCAGTTAATTTTTGCAAGCTTCCGAACTAAATCATGCGAAGGAATATAACTTGTAAATATGCAAGTCGCTGGTATATGATTACAAGCACTAGAATGTAAGTTATGGCTTAATAGTATATAAAAGCAAACATTTAATTTACGACTTCAACGAGACATGCCATAAATAACAGGTTGATGCAGTTGATTCATTCAGCTGAATTTGGAGATATGCTTACTAGTTTAATAGGAGTTGTTATATCCTTAATTGAGAGAGTCAATTCTTCATTCCACTCAGGATTGCAGTGGTTCTTGACTACACGAGTCTTCAGTTTCTGCAGATGTTTGCATATTCTATCAGCCGGAAACACATAAGAACATAGAGATAGGATATATTCGATAAGTAGACTGTTTATTCAAGAGATAAGAAATAGCACAAATATTTAATGACATGCTCTGGTTATAGTAGAGGAATGAAGAATAGCTCGTCCATTGTTCAGACTTCAGCGGGTTGTAATTATTGTGTTAAGGTTAAGGGTAATtacattatattatatatatatttatttattttatactTGTGTTAAGGGTAATTATTGATGTCCGCCACCACCACAGTGAGCAAATTAAGTATATTTCAATTAAAAACTTGCTAAAAGTTTTGATCACAGCTACAGTGGATGTTTTCAGCACGTTCTTCTTCTATGTGGTACCAAAACCAAAGCTATACTTGCATTTTAAAATGAACGGGTTTTGTTCCATGGAGTACCCTTAAATGAAGCACAAATTGGAGTACCAGATGTCCTGCAACATGTTATGCAATATAAGTGATCCAAATTGTACTTCATTTTAAGGTACTCCTTAGAACTTTTGCCTAAAATGAACACTATGTATTCTTATGTATTTTGATTGAACGGAGCAATAATTTTTGATAATATGAACACCAAAACTATATACTTGTTATGCCCAGAATCTGCATAGATGTAATCAAGctcattaaaatatataaatagtATATTTGCATGATGAAAATATGGTGCAAAGAGGAGAGCCTCTCTTAGCATTGCATGTGGATGTGGTACATAAATGACTTCTGATAGCAAATAACACAAAAATTTGGTTAGAACATAAGCTCTCATCGCATTAACAAGGGTTTATGACATTATGCATGTAGGCATGGCTGAGAGAAAAGAAGAATGACAAGCTTGAGCTCGCATCTCATAGTAAGACGGCAAAGGGACTTAGTGTgggataaaagatgaagaaactTGATGAAAGCATGAGTTTTCATTTGCTCTTAATTGACTTGAAATGACTTAGCTTAGAGCCTTAGACTGCATGCTAGTGGTGGTAAATTTGCGCCGTATGATATGCCTCTCCCTAACTCCGAGATTGTGTGTAGCCTCTATAATTCCGGAAACTAGCGGAAGTATCAACTCGTGATTTGTCGGGATGATAGGCCACAAAAGTTGGGATATCATAATGATTTAGTGGAGTTGTAATCTTAAAGGCCGATGGGCCTCATTGAGCAAAAATCTAGCCTGTCTATTTTAATCATTCTCCAAGAATTATGAGCAACTTGATTACTCATAAATAGATGACTTATTAGAGACCTTGTACGAATTGATTGATAATTAGCAACATCTGGTGAAAACAAAAGTTTTCTAGGATTTCTTGAAAATTCATCATACAAGCTCCACTACAACCACCATTCTCCGCCACCACCAACCATCAAAGATCAAATTCCGGCAACAACCTCTAGGATTATACTATAACGAAATTCCTCTTGAAACAATACTTATTTAAATGTAAAAATTACATATTCCGGTTATAGCAATACACAGGGCCGTTGATTAGGGTGTGCAAGAAGTTCAAAGGCCCCAAATTCAGAAGGGCCCCCAAAAATACTAAGCTCATTATGGTTATCTTAAATTTTGTAAACCTAAAGGCCCTGGTTATAGTTCAGGAATAAGATTTTACTTGTTCTTAATCACCACTGTGAGAGTTGTCATAGAGTACAGGATATGTGACAATATAGTTGTTTTCATGTTTAGTTTTATATAAATTCATGTGTTTTTCGCATTTGAAGGCCCCCAAAATTATAATTTGCACACGGCCTCCAATATAACTGGGACGGGCCTGGCAATACAGATTTGAGAAACAACTAGAGATGAGGAGTTGAATATGAAACATACATCTTTTAATAAAGAGTAAAATCTCTAATAGAAACAAGTATGACTGGAGAATATAACTTACTAAATTTTATGATTGATCAAAGTAAGTACAAGATGTATAGGCATCACGTATCAAGCAAACCAGCTAAGACACAGCCATACCTATAAATTTATTACATAAACACGAAGGAAACGACATAACATATATAGATAACAAAAAGAAGATAAGAGGTAAGACCTGATGAGCCATGGTAACGACAACAAAAGGATCACTACCAGATGAATCACGAGATATAAGGTTCATTCCTCTGCGCACCCGTATCCGAAGAAGCCCCATCATATCCTCCATCTTTTACTTTTTTTAAAATTCGATTTCGAATTCGAATTCGCTTCCTCTTTCTTCtttgtttttttttcaatttattttagAAGGACAGGAAATCTTCAACTTCAGAAATGAAATCTTTTTGCATGTGCGGTCACAGTTTGTAATTGATGATGGGGTTCAGGTTCAGCTGATAACTAAAACAATAATTCCAAAAACATGCAATAATTTGTGGAGCAATATGCAAACCTCTTATCACAATTTTGTGTAACTTGCCACGCGTCAAACTCCGCAACCATTACATATGCTCGGTGCAAGTTTTGATCTTTTAAATCTCGTTCgtcatttttttatataatttaccACATACGTATGCGTTAATCTCCTCCAACCGAAACACGAAATTAATCACCACACTCAAATTTTGTTGACAAAATATTGTTAACCAGGAgttattttttctttttatataAAAGGGACATTCACCATCAATATTTTGGCTTCTATCGTGATAATTCTTTACATTTGATTTCTCATCTCAAATAccttatataatataattgaTTTCGGATAccttatataataaaatataatatatttgatttcggtttgaaaaaaattatatatttgattttttaaaaatatatatatataatagattcTTCAATTATGTAAAATGGAGTCAATACGAATGAAATATTAATGGTTAaagtttgattaagaagtttaAATATGTCTAGCTCATTTTAACTGCATTTCACATGATTTAATGGTTCATTTCatgtattttttttgaaaatatatcaaatatataatttattttccgGTCTAAATTCAATTTTGTTATCTTTTATTTAATAATGGAATATCCGCAATGAAAAATTAAATCTACATGAGTATAACAAGtagaagtcagtaaattgatAGTAGTTAAGAAGCCAATTTTACGGTGATAAAAATACCCCGTGCAAAGGTCATCTCGTTGTTGCAGTCAAGACTCAAGAATGATAATCTCTAACATTCTTGTTCCCAGAAAGTACGATTAAAGAAGCTAATCCTTCCATATCTTCCCAAAATGTGACTAAGATTTTGAAGCAGAATTTCCTTTTTATAGTTTATAACTTTTTTTCGTAAATAATCACTTGGGAACATTTTgagaaaataaatttttcattttattttcttACCAAAATTAAAACTTTTGAACACAGCTTCTAAATCATGATATTGACTAGAAAATCGTATGAGTTTAATAATGTAATGAAATGTGATTTACTTAAATAATTTTGTCCAGGTTAGAGTATCTCCAAGACTCCAATCATGAAAAACCCTTAATTAAAAACTGAGTTGGcatagaaaaataaaaaaatatagtCAATCTCTTTAAAAAAACGCACTCCAACCATACTTACCTCTTATTTGTAATTATAGTCAACCTCCTATGGATGACTATATTTGTCGATGCATTATAGGACCGTACGAAATCCGTAGAAAAATTACACATCAGTTATTATCATATTAAAATGATTtactccctccatctcatattatgtgactTGTTTTGACTATTACGTAGTCAAATTGACTACATTTTGACCGACAATTAAGACAAATTTATATCTTATCttaaaatattgaaaattatattttgaaGAGGATTAGATATATTTTCTAATGATACAAGTTTTGAATCATATTTAATTCTAAACAAAGTGTAATTTATGgtcaaaatataaaaaaattgacCATGGACTAGTCAAAACAAgacacataatatgagatggagagagtattttatttataacaatCTAAAATATTAAGAGCATCTCCAATGAGGTTGACTATAATGGTTGGCTAAATTGAACCTATAAGACGTTTTGCTTCGATGGTATTGGCTATATTGGTTGGTTATAATTTAAAAATAGtatgttattaatattttatattgttATAAATGTTGTAAATTAATTGTTATTGTCAAACATTAAATAATAAGGCTAGGCTTGGACTTGGAAATATTTGCATTGCATTAAATTATATGTTCCTTGTTTTGGCTATAAATAGCCTTATTCGGAATGATGCAAAACACACCAAGCAACTTTCATTTTCTCTCTAGTCTACTCTCTTTCTCCCTTTCTGCTATATTTATTTTTACAGAGGTTCGATATAATAATGTTATAGCTAGTATTTtataacacgttatcagcacgaagCTCTACCGAAACTGAGAaggtataattttaatttaaatatacatatatacgaatagacgtggttacaccctctacatataatttatatatatatgtgaccgaggtagacgtggttacaccctctactaataatttaaatatatatggccGGAGCACCGCCTATTAAAACTATTTTACGGTACCATTTAATTTTGGGTAATACCGAAATATAGTGGGAACCTTAATTCATAAATTGCATATTTATCGGATAATAACTTTGCCCATAACTAACTTATGCAGGATTGTCCACTTTAATTTATTATTGGCTGGAGATAACCTGCATACGCAGACGTCCGTATGGCGGGTGAAAATCCATTTGTCAGTTTATATATAGATCTGTTTATATTATCaatgataataatgatatatacaCAGATTATTGCGTACTTGTTAACGCACCCGATTAACTAGGATTTTTATGTAATATTCACATTGAtgaattcaaatttaataatttCCGTGTTAATTCAGATTTAGTATGACAAATATTACAAGCTTGTCGTTTGTTGCCTTGGACATTTCTGAcgataattatttatcatgggtACAAGATGTAAAGTTGTATTTGGGTTCAAAGAAATTAAGCGATACAATAAAGGCAGAAAATAAATCTACGGCTGAAGAAAATTTTACCTCTATAATATTTCTCTCTAACACCACATGCATGAAGTTTTAAAATTTGAGTACTTAGAAGTCGAGGATCCctttattttatgggaaaatctaAAGGATAGGTTCGATCACCAGAAACTAGTTTATCTACCTGCAGCTGAAAATGATTGGGCTAATTTAAAACTTCAGGATTTTAAGAGTGTCCGAGCATATAACTTTGCTTTGTTCAAAATAAGTTCTAGGCTTATTATGTGTGGTGAGGAAGTTACGGAGAAAAGAAAAAAACGATAAAACACTATCAACTTTTCACCCCAACAATATCAACTTAGCATAGATGTACAGGGAGCACAAATTTACTAAGTTCGGGGATCTTCTATCAACTCTCCTCGTCGCTGAATAGAATCATGAATTGGTGATTAAGAATCATCAATCCCGTCCAACAGGATATGCCCCATTACCTGAAGTAAATAATATGTCATTTCAACAGAATGTACGTGGAAAAGGGTATAGAGGTGGACGGGGCCCAGGTCGGTACCGTGGACGAGGTCGGAGCCACAGGCATTTTCGTCCATATAACAACTCTGGTCACCGGAAGTGGCAATCTGAATCACAAAGTAAAAGAAAGGCACCATGAGCAGTAAAAGTTGAAAATATTTGCTATAGGTGCGGCATGGATGGGCACTGGACACGTAATTGTCATGCCCCAAATCAACTTGTTAAGCTATACCAACCTTCTCaaaaatcaaaagagaaaatggtagaaaaaaatttcgccaacaataacatagatgatttcctgagaatcacaactggaggaataagcattaatggtccgaatgaacctaacgaaactcccatatgggaggctgaagatcagtttcatataattactatagtagtgtgtattgtattattttgtttgaactatgtagtgtgttatgttattatcaaataaattatgtttcttaattatatacataatggattctgaagatatatgcatggctgattgtggtacaactcatacgattctacagaatcgaaaatattttacccaaataaccaaaactgaagctcaagtcggaacgatttccggcgtatctaatataatcgaaagttttggaaaagctagtttCGTCCTACCTAATGGTACTCACATACACATTTCAAATAAATTA
Encoded here:
- the LOC141666642 gene encoding kirola-like, whose product is MSSSESGKLVSSIEVKSCADVFHEIFRHRPHAISEMSPTKIKACDLHEGDWGTVGSVIFWNYSHDGKEKVAKEIIEAIDEEKKSVKFKVIEGDLMELYKTFSLTCHVDTDGENNLVTWTLEYEKLNDSVEDPHTLMEFCLHVTKDIETHHS
- the LOC141666641 gene encoding protein C2-DOMAIN ABA-RELATED 7-like, which gives rise to MEDMMGLLRIRVRRGMNLISRDSSGSDPFVVVTMAHQKLKTRVVKNHCNPEWNEELTLSIKDITTPIKLTVYDKDTFTVDDALGEAEIDIKPFVECIRAGTENLPDGTTICSVHPNEENCLDDESVVMWNKGKITQDMFLRLKNVKSGKVEIQIEWIDVPGGKGLR